The Pseudomonas parafulva genome includes a window with the following:
- a CDS encoding acetyl-CoA acetyltransferase, translating into MHSPLINGWYHAPFGKFPDIDPERMMADAALGALDHAGLDAQQIDSVHVGHFNAGFLYQDFPSALLANHLPALRFTPAVRVENACSTGSAAIHSALHAVLSGQSRHALVVGFEKMNSLPTAEVGKILLKCCYTPEEANIENGFAGVFGNIASAYFERYGDQSDALAMIAAKNHANGALNPYAHMRRDVGYDFCRTPSDKNPFVAGPLKRSDCSLISDGAAALVISRGDQPTGGGQAVRFRAAVQVNDYLPLSRRDPTVFEGAARAWQQALSQARLTLDDLSLVETHDCFTIAELLEYEAMGLAERGQGARVIAEGVSRKDGRLPINPSGGLKSKGHPIGATGVSMHVMAAMQLTGQAGDMQLPRADRAGVFNMGGAAVTNYVSILESVR; encoded by the coding sequence ATGCATTCACCCCTCATCAACGGCTGGTACCACGCCCCCTTCGGCAAGTTTCCCGACATCGACCCCGAGCGCATGATGGCTGACGCGGCCCTGGGCGCCCTCGACCACGCAGGGCTCGATGCGCAGCAGATCGATTCGGTACACGTAGGCCACTTCAATGCAGGGTTTCTCTACCAGGACTTTCCATCCGCGCTGCTCGCCAATCACTTGCCAGCGCTGCGTTTCACCCCGGCCGTGCGCGTGGAGAACGCCTGTTCCACCGGTTCGGCAGCCATTCACTCGGCCTTGCACGCCGTACTGAGCGGACAATCGCGCCATGCCCTGGTGGTGGGTTTTGAAAAAATGAACAGCCTGCCTACCGCCGAGGTGGGCAAGATCCTGCTCAAATGTTGCTACACCCCCGAAGAAGCCAACATCGAGAACGGCTTTGCCGGGGTGTTCGGCAACATCGCCAGCGCCTACTTCGAACGCTACGGTGATCAGTCCGATGCACTGGCCATGATCGCCGCCAAGAACCACGCCAACGGCGCACTCAACCCGTATGCGCACATGCGCCGCGACGTGGGCTACGACTTCTGCCGCACACCTTCGGACAAGAACCCCTTCGTGGCGGGCCCCCTCAAGCGCAGTGACTGCTCGCTGATCAGCGACGGCGCGGCCGCCCTGGTGATCAGCCGGGGCGATCAACCGACCGGGGGCGGTCAAGCCGTTCGTTTTCGCGCGGCCGTCCAGGTCAACGACTACCTGCCATTGTCACGGCGCGACCCCACGGTCTTCGAAGGCGCTGCACGGGCCTGGCAGCAGGCGCTGAGCCAGGCGCGCCTCACACTGGACGACCTGTCCCTGGTGGAGACCCATGACTGCTTCACCATTGCCGAGCTGCTCGAATACGAGGCCATGGGCCTGGCCGAGCGCGGTCAAGGCGCACGGGTGATCGCCGAGGGCGTGAGCCGCAAGGACGGCAGGCTCCCGATAAACCCCTCCGGTGGCCTCAAGTCCAAGGGCCACCCCATTGGTGCGACCGGGGTCTCGATGCACGTGATGGCGGCCATGCAGCTCACCGGCCAGGCCGGCGACATGCAACTGCCGCGCGCAGACCGGGCTGGCGTGTTCAACATGGGCGGGGCGGCCGTGACCAACTACGTGAGCATTCTGGAGAGCGTACGATGA
- a CDS encoding TRAP transporter substrate-binding protein: MSDFTRRSFIKTASLASAAVAAAGLGLYSTGARAADFKLKFANNLPISHPMNVRARAMAKAIKEETNGALVVQVFPSSQLGSDTDTLAQVRSGAVDLFSLSPVILGTLVPSVQISAVGFAFKDYQQVWSAMDGALGEHVRAEIAKTGTLFAFDHMWDNGFRVTTTSTRPVASPDDLRGMKLRVPPSPIIMSIFRVLDAAPTSINFAEVYSALQTRIVEGQENPMTLVSTAKLYEVQKYCSLTNHVWDGFWMLGNSASIGRLPADMQAILRKHIDAAVMGQRQDLAKLEGSTRDTLKGQGLELVEAPADPFRDKLRSANYYAQWHDKFGDQAWGILEQYAGKLA; this comes from the coding sequence ATGAGCGATTTCACCCGCCGTTCCTTCATCAAGACGGCCTCCCTGGCATCGGCCGCCGTCGCCGCTGCCGGCCTGGGCCTGTATAGCACTGGCGCCCGGGCTGCCGACTTCAAACTCAAGTTTGCCAACAACCTGCCCATCAGCCACCCCATGAACGTGCGTGCTCGGGCCATGGCCAAGGCCATCAAGGAGGAGACCAACGGCGCGTTGGTGGTGCAGGTGTTTCCAAGCAGCCAGCTGGGCAGCGACACCGATACCCTTGCTCAGGTGCGCTCCGGTGCGGTCGATCTGTTTTCCCTCTCGCCCGTGATCCTGGGCACCCTGGTTCCATCGGTGCAGATCAGCGCTGTGGGCTTTGCGTTCAAGGACTACCAGCAAGTGTGGAGCGCCATGGACGGTGCCTTGGGCGAGCATGTGCGTGCGGAGATCGCCAAGACCGGCACCCTGTTCGCATTCGACCACATGTGGGACAACGGCTTTCGCGTCACCACCACCAGCACCCGGCCGGTCGCAAGCCCGGACGACCTGCGCGGCATGAAGCTGCGTGTTCCGCCTAGCCCGATCATCATGTCGATCTTCCGCGTCCTGGATGCTGCGCCGACCAGTATCAACTTCGCCGAGGTGTATTCGGCCTTGCAGACCCGCATCGTCGAAGGGCAGGAGAACCCCATGACCCTGGTGTCGACGGCCAAGCTGTATGAAGTGCAGAAGTACTGCTCGCTGACCAATCACGTGTGGGATGGCTTCTGGATGCTCGGCAACAGTGCCTCGATCGGGCGCCTGCCGGCGGATATGCAGGCGATCCTGCGCAAGCACATCGACGCGGCGGTGATGGGTCAACGCCAGGACCTGGCCAAGCTCGAGGGCAGTACCCGCGATACCTTGAAAGGGCAAGGCCTGGAACTGGTCGAGGCGCCTGCCGATCCGTTTCGCGACAAGCTGCGCAGTGCTAATTACTACGCCCAGTGGCACGACAAGTTCGGCGACCAGGCCTGGGGCATCCTTGAGCAATACGCCGGGAAGCTGGCGTGA
- a CDS encoding TRAP transporter large permease subunit encodes MRAPALPASTVSQRLPARVLICLNQWAMRLVGVIAVALMVIETFVLLAGVIARYVLHSPLVWSDELASSLFIWLAMFGAVLALDRGEHMRMSALVNKLPQAWRGFSETLSALIVCLFVAMIISPAMQHSHEQMWITTPALGIPDGVRAAALPVGAVLMLLAAVARMARYSTVRQFMAGLAVVATVAAALWLAQPILAAMGNYNLVVFFLVLLGACVFGGIPIAFAFGTATMAYLALATHAPLSIVVGRMDEGMSHMVLLAVPLFVLLGVVLQLSGMARTLIDFMASLLGHVRGGLQYVLLGAMFLVSGISGSKVADMAAVAPALFPEMKRRGSKPEELAALLSATGAMTETIPPSLVLITIGAVCSVSITALFIGGLMPAVVATLAIAVVCWWRSRKDEAPAIARAPLSRVAKTFLIALPALALPLLIRVAVLEGAATATEVSTIGVAYVVLVGLVMHLFMRHIEWRRLYPMLLEAAALSGAILLIIGMASAMAWALTQSGFSQSLVELIEEIPGGVMGFMVVTILTFLILGSVLEGIPAIVLFGPLMFPLAEMLGIHPVHYAMVVILAMGIGLFAPPLGVGFYAACAISKTSSDHVIRRVWGYLGALLVALVIVACFPWISIGFL; translated from the coding sequence ATGCGCGCGCCAGCGCTACCGGCCTCCACCGTTTCGCAGCGCCTGCCGGCCCGGGTGCTCATCTGCCTCAACCAGTGGGCCATGCGCCTAGTGGGCGTGATCGCGGTTGCCCTGATGGTGATCGAGACCTTCGTGCTGCTGGCCGGCGTGATTGCCCGCTACGTGCTGCATAGCCCGTTGGTCTGGTCCGACGAACTGGCCTCGTCACTGTTCATCTGGCTGGCCATGTTCGGCGCGGTGCTGGCGTTGGACCGTGGCGAGCACATGCGCATGTCGGCGCTGGTCAACAAGCTGCCGCAGGCTTGGCGCGGATTCAGCGAAACCTTGTCGGCGCTGATCGTCTGCCTGTTCGTGGCGATGATCATCTCGCCGGCCATGCAGCATTCCCATGAACAGATGTGGATCACCACACCGGCGCTGGGGATTCCCGACGGCGTGCGTGCTGCAGCGCTGCCGGTAGGGGCTGTGCTGATGCTGCTGGCGGCCGTCGCGCGTATGGCCCGTTATTCGACCGTGCGCCAGTTCATGGCCGGGCTGGCGGTGGTGGCCACGGTGGCCGCGGCCTTGTGGCTGGCGCAGCCCATACTGGCAGCGATGGGCAATTACAACCTGGTGGTGTTCTTCCTGGTGCTGCTGGGCGCCTGCGTGTTTGGCGGCATCCCTATCGCCTTTGCGTTCGGCACGGCGACCATGGCCTACCTGGCCCTGGCGACCCACGCGCCCCTGTCGATCGTGGTCGGCCGCATGGACGAGGGCATGTCCCACATGGTCCTGCTGGCCGTGCCGCTGTTCGTGTTGCTGGGTGTGGTGCTGCAATTGTCGGGCATGGCCCGCACGCTGATCGATTTCATGGCTTCGCTGCTGGGGCACGTGCGTGGCGGTCTGCAGTATGTGCTGTTGGGGGCGATGTTCCTGGTGTCGGGTATTTCAGGGTCGAAGGTTGCCGACATGGCCGCAGTGGCCCCGGCGTTGTTTCCTGAAATGAAGCGGCGCGGCTCAAAGCCTGAAGAGCTGGCAGCGCTGTTGTCGGCCACGGGGGCGATGACCGAGACCATACCGCCGAGCCTGGTGCTGATCACCATCGGTGCGGTGTGCAGCGTGTCGATCACGGCGCTTTTCATCGGCGGGTTGATGCCTGCGGTGGTGGCCACCCTGGCCATTGCGGTGGTGTGCTGGTGGCGCTCGCGCAAGGACGAGGCGCCGGCGATTGCGCGGGCACCTTTGTCCCGCGTGGCCAAGACGTTCCTGATTGCCCTGCCGGCCCTGGCGCTGCCGTTGCTGATCCGGGTGGCGGTGCTGGAAGGGGCGGCCACCGCTACCGAGGTCTCGACCATTGGTGTGGCCTACGTGGTGCTGGTGGGGCTGGTGATGCACCTGTTCATGCGCCATATCGAATGGCGCCGGTTGTACCCGATGTTGCTGGAAGCGGCGGCTTTGTCCGGGGCGATCCTGCTGATCATCGGCATGGCCTCGGCGATGGCCTGGGCGCTGACGCAGTCGGGCTTCTCGCAGTCGCTGGTGGAACTGATCGAGGAGATACCAGGCGGGGTGATGGGCTTCATGGTGGTCACCATCCTCACCTTCCTGATTCTGGGCAGTGTGTTGGAGGGTATCCCGGCCATCGTGCTGTTCGGCCCGCTGATGTTCCCCCTGGCCGAAATGCTCGGCATTCACCCGGTGCACTACGCCATGGTCGTGATCCTGGCCATGGGCATCGGGTTGTTCGCACCGCCCTTGGGTGTGGGTTTCTACGCTGCCTGCGCCATCAGCAAGACGTCGTCCGATCATGTCATTCGCCGCGTCTGGGGGTACCTCGGGGCATTGCTGGTGGCGTTGGTGATCGTTGCCTGTTTCCCATGGATTTCTATCGGTTTCCTTTAA
- a CDS encoding SDR family NAD(P)-dependent oxidoreductase → MSQLAKKTLPATAVGRVALVTGAAMGIGAAIAERLGHDGHTVVVADIDLQAAELRVEGLREQGIDALALAIDIGDAASITALFDELRARCGRCDVLVNNAGIARTQSFLDTDLEGWQRLMNVNLTGTLLCSQQAAHVMREHGWGRIINVASISGMRASMGRTAYGTSKAAVIGLTRQMAIELAEHGITVNGIAPGPVDTPLTQALHSAATRESYARAVPLRRYGTPAEMAGAVAFLASDDASYISGHVIPVDGGFMASGILEI, encoded by the coding sequence ATGAGCCAACTTGCAAAAAAGACTTTGCCTGCAACTGCCGTGGGCCGCGTGGCGCTGGTCACAGGTGCGGCCATGGGGATCGGCGCGGCCATCGCCGAACGCCTGGGGCATGATGGCCACACGGTAGTGGTGGCCGACATCGACCTGCAGGCTGCCGAACTCAGGGTGGAGGGGTTGCGTGAGCAGGGCATCGATGCCTTGGCACTGGCGATCGACATTGGTGACGCAGCGTCGATCACGGCGTTGTTCGATGAGCTGCGTGCACGCTGTGGACGCTGTGATGTACTGGTCAACAATGCCGGTATCGCCCGCACCCAGTCGTTTCTGGACACGGACCTGGAAGGCTGGCAGCGGCTGATGAACGTCAACCTGACCGGCACACTGCTGTGCAGCCAGCAGGCTGCGCACGTGATGCGCGAGCACGGGTGGGGGCGCATCATCAACGTTGCCTCCATCAGCGGCATGCGGGCGAGCATGGGGCGCACTGCGTATGGCACGTCGAAGGCAGCGGTGATCGGCCTGACTCGGCAGATGGCGATCGAGCTGGCCGAACATGGCATCACGGTCAACGGCATTGCCCCGGGCCCGGTGGACACGCCTTTGACACAGGCACTGCATTCTGCGGCGACACGCGAATCCTATGCCCGTGCGGTGCCTTTGCGCCGTTACGGCACACCGGCGGAGATGGCGGGGGCGGTGGCGTTTCTTGCGTCCGATGATGCGTCTTACATCAGTGGGCATGTGATCCCGGTGGATGGGGGGTTCATGGCGTCCGGGATTCTGGAGATTTAA
- a CDS encoding LysR family transcriptional regulator translates to MIELRHLQYFRTLAETLHFGRAAERLHISQPPLSRQIALLEEELGVKLFDRSRRRVELTEAGQRFYLDTGTVFAAFEQAKRNALAAARGAAGALSVGFMMSTAYSITPAITRRYAALFPQVNLKLTETLPLDLAQDITSGNKDVAIMYRPQDCTGLETVTLYREEMTLVLPPGHRLAEQTVVEPRELAGETFIIVPRRIAPALHDMICNYCLQHGVTPNIGLEINMQQTIVNLVGEGLGVAMVPRSMRNMRLASTSFRPLREAPVIEVVAVWKADNHNPCIATFVETALQAGEQATREDEAQRGSEQ, encoded by the coding sequence ATGATTGAGCTCAGGCATCTGCAGTACTTCCGCACGCTGGCCGAAACCCTTCACTTCGGCCGAGCGGCCGAGCGCCTGCATATTTCACAGCCACCGCTGTCGCGGCAAATTGCGCTTCTGGAGGAAGAGCTTGGGGTCAAGCTGTTCGACCGCTCCCGGCGCAGGGTCGAGCTGACGGAGGCCGGCCAGCGCTTCTACCTCGATACCGGCACGGTGTTCGCAGCCTTCGAGCAAGCCAAGCGCAATGCACTGGCCGCCGCGCGCGGTGCGGCGGGGGCACTTTCCGTGGGGTTCATGATGTCCACCGCTTACAGCATCACACCGGCGATCACCCGCCGTTATGCCGCGCTGTTCCCCCAGGTGAACTTGAAGTTGACCGAGACGCTGCCATTGGACCTGGCCCAGGACATTACCAGTGGCAACAAGGATGTAGCGATCATGTACCGGCCTCAGGACTGCACAGGCCTGGAAACCGTCACGCTGTACCGCGAGGAAATGACCCTGGTACTGCCGCCCGGCCACCGCCTGGCCGAGCAAACCGTCGTGGAGCCACGTGAGCTTGCCGGTGAAACCTTCATCATCGTGCCACGGCGTATTGCCCCTGCCCTGCATGACATGATCTGCAACTACTGCCTACAGCATGGAGTCACCCCCAACATCGGCCTTGAGATCAACATGCAGCAGACCATCGTCAACCTGGTGGGCGAAGGCCTGGGGGTGGCGATGGTCCCCCGGTCGATGCGCAACATGCGCCTGGCCAGTACCAGCTTCAGGCCCCTGCGCGAAGCACCGGTGATCGAAGTGGTGGCCGTGTGGAAGGCCGACAATCACAACCCCTGCATCGCCACCTTCGTCGAAACGGCCTTGCAAGCCGGGGAACAGGCGACCCGAGAGGATGAGGCGCAACGCGGTTCAGAGCAGTGA
- a CDS encoding sigma-54-dependent Fis family transcriptional regulator, translated as MTACNPAVRALQPVVEACNIAQDSDPVVRQAFNRALRLIERGIAVLIRGETGTGKEILARALHAHSQRRGAQLVALNCASIPETLIESELFGYSRGAFSGALPGGKKGKVQQADGGVLFLDEIGDMPLEQQTRLLRVIAEREVTPLGAERSIPVNFALVCATHQDLSARVAEGSFREDLFYRIATGVVQLPPLRERQDRGELLCNMVTHELPGCDPRQVLAQVWSLLMAHSWPGNLRQMRAVVRYACAVMEGPRMLRSDLPLDFIEQCQTPAALPANITPIRRAAPSGDERSEVLQALQSCRWNMSAAARALGICRPSLYRVMRRLDIPPLKEQLALGACGTA; from the coding sequence ATGACCGCTTGTAACCCTGCCGTTCGTGCGCTCCAACCCGTCGTGGAGGCGTGCAACATCGCTCAAGACAGTGACCCTGTGGTGCGTCAGGCCTTTAACCGGGCCTTGCGGCTGATAGAGCGTGGCATTGCCGTACTGATCCGCGGGGAGACCGGTACCGGCAAGGAAATTCTCGCCCGCGCCCTGCACGCGCACAGTCAACGCCGCGGTGCACAACTGGTGGCGCTCAATTGCGCGTCCATTCCCGAAACCCTCATCGAAAGCGAGCTGTTCGGCTATAGCCGCGGGGCGTTCTCGGGTGCTTTACCGGGCGGCAAGAAAGGCAAGGTTCAGCAAGCCGATGGCGGCGTGCTATTTCTCGATGAAATCGGCGACATGCCTCTGGAACAACAGACGCGCCTGCTACGGGTGATTGCCGAACGTGAGGTAACGCCCCTGGGTGCCGAGCGCAGCATCCCAGTCAACTTTGCGCTGGTCTGCGCGACGCACCAGGACCTCTCGGCACGGGTTGCCGAGGGCAGTTTCCGCGAGGACCTGTTCTATCGCATCGCCACGGGCGTGGTGCAGTTACCGCCGCTGCGCGAGCGCCAGGACCGTGGCGAGCTGTTGTGCAACATGGTGACCCATGAATTGCCAGGCTGTGATCCACGCCAGGTACTGGCGCAGGTGTGGAGCTTGCTGATGGCCCACTCCTGGCCGGGGAATCTGCGCCAGATGCGGGCGGTCGTGCGTTACGCCTGCGCCGTGATGGAAGGCCCGCGCATGCTGCGCAGCGATCTGCCGCTGGACTTCATCGAGCAGTGCCAGACCCCGGCTGCGTTGCCTGCCAACATCACGCCCATCCGCCGGGCGGCGCCTTCAGGCGATGAGCGCAGTGAGGTGTTACAGGCCTTGCAGAGCTGCCGCTGGAACATGTCGGCGGCGGCCCGCGCTCTGGGGATCTGCCGGCCTTCGTTGTACCGGGTAATGCGCCGGCTGGACATTCCCCCGCTCAAGGAGCAGTTGGCGCTCGGCGCCTGCGGCACCGCGTGA
- a CDS encoding SDR family NAD(P)-dependent oxidoreductase, with protein MSTPVVHAALNFTLTGRTALVTGAARGIGHAIATALGQAGARVGVCDLDAEAAEAAAARLREAGIEAVGVGADVADEVQVQAMVNQVEALLGGVDILVNNAGIVSTGPLLEVTTAEWNRVMAIDLNSVFFCAKAVLPGMIARQSGRIINIASVAGKRGGGLLGNSCYAAAKGAVIALTKGLAREAGPYAITVNAVSPALTDTEMTSALAPQARAEVLAQMPLGRAGTPRDIAAAVCFLASREAGFVTGEIMDVDGGFMRD; from the coding sequence ATGAGCACTCCCGTTGTGCATGCTGCACTCAATTTCACCCTGACCGGCCGCACGGCCCTGGTAACGGGCGCCGCCCGTGGCATTGGTCATGCGATCGCCACGGCACTGGGCCAGGCCGGTGCCCGAGTAGGGGTGTGCGATTTGGATGCCGAGGCGGCCGAGGCGGCTGCGGCTCGGTTGCGAGAAGCCGGGATCGAGGCGGTTGGCGTGGGAGCGGATGTTGCCGATGAGGTTCAGGTTCAGGCCATGGTGAACCAGGTGGAAGCCTTGTTGGGAGGGGTCGACATCCTGGTCAACAACGCAGGCATCGTCTCGACTGGCCCTTTGCTGGAGGTCACCACCGCGGAATGGAACCGGGTGATGGCCATTGACCTGAACAGCGTGTTTTTCTGCGCCAAGGCCGTGCTGCCGGGCATGATAGCGCGCCAAAGCGGGCGCATCATCAATATCGCATCGGTGGCAGGTAAGCGTGGGGGTGGCTTGCTGGGTAATAGCTGCTACGCGGCGGCCAAAGGCGCGGTGATCGCCTTGACCAAAGGACTGGCGCGAGAAGCCGGCCCCTATGCCATCACCGTCAACGCGGTGTCGCCGGCACTGACCGACACCGAGATGACAAGCGCGCTGGCGCCTCAGGCCAGGGCAGAAGTGCTCGCACAGATGCCGCTTGGCCGCGCCGGCACGCCCCGCGACATCGCCGCCGCCGTATGCTTCCTGGCCTCGCGGGAGGCCGGGTTCGTGACCGGCGAGATCATGGACGTCGATGGCGGGTTCATGCGCGACTGA
- a CDS encoding glutathione S-transferase family protein, which yields MGLLVDGRWHDQWYENGKDGAFKREDSQRRNPLPSAEPGRYHLYVSLACPWAHRTLIMRALKGLEPLIDVSVVSWLMQGDGWTFDRQNGSSGDHLDGLQYLHQRYTQDDPHYTGRVTVPVLWDKQENRIVNNESAQIVRIFNHDFNSLTGNLLDFYPQPLRADIDALNERIYPAINNGVYRAGFATTQQAYEAAFDEVFSEWDHLEDVLSRHRYLAGEYLTEADVRLFTTAVRFDAVYHGHFKCNLRRLSDYPNLTHWLRELYQWPGVADTVNMQHIQNHYYLSHTTINPNGIVPKGPLLDFRLPHDRARLPGKGIWGGS from the coding sequence ATGGGCCTGTTGGTCGACGGTCGCTGGCATGACCAGTGGTACGAAAATGGCAAGGATGGCGCGTTCAAGCGTGAGGACTCACAGCGGCGCAACCCATTGCCTTCCGCTGAGCCGGGGCGTTACCACCTGTACGTTTCGCTGGCCTGCCCCTGGGCTCATCGCACTCTGATCATGCGCGCGCTCAAAGGCCTCGAGCCGCTGATCGACGTGTCGGTGGTCAGCTGGTTGATGCAAGGTGACGGCTGGACCTTCGACCGCCAGAACGGCTCTTCGGGCGATCACCTCGACGGGCTCCAGTACCTGCACCAGCGCTACACCCAGGACGACCCTCATTACACCGGGCGCGTGACCGTACCGGTGCTGTGGGACAAACAAGAGAACCGCATCGTCAACAACGAGTCGGCGCAGATCGTGCGGATCTTCAACCATGACTTCAATTCGCTGACCGGCAACCTGCTCGACTTCTACCCGCAACCGTTGCGAGCGGACATCGACGCCTTGAACGAACGCATCTACCCGGCCATCAACAACGGCGTTTACCGCGCAGGCTTTGCGACGACACAGCAGGCCTACGAAGCGGCCTTCGACGAGGTGTTCAGCGAATGGGATCACCTCGAAGATGTGCTTAGCCGACACCGCTACCTGGCAGGCGAGTACCTCACCGAGGCCGACGTACGCCTGTTCACCACGGCGGTGCGCTTCGATGCCGTTTACCACGGCCATTTCAAGTGCAACCTGCGCCGTCTGAGCGACTACCCCAACCTGACCCACTGGCTGCGCGAGTTGTATCAATGGCCAGGGGTAGCCGACACGGTGAACATGCAGCACATCCAGAACCACTACTACCTCAGCCATACCACCATCAACCCCAATGGCATCGTGCCAAAGGGGCCGCTGCTGGACTTCAGGCTGCCCCATGATCGCGCACGCTTGCCCGGCAAGGGTATATGGGGTGGGAGCTGA
- a CDS encoding glycosyl transferase family protein gives MTSLRPLTLETPAEHPFAEYVRILGKGKRGARGLTREEARAAMTLLLEGKVEDAQLGAFLMLLRHKEESAEELAGFTEALRAHLQAPAMAVDIDWPSYAGKKRHLPWYLLAAKCLAGNGVRILMHGGGAHTAGRLYSEQLLALLHIPLCRGWQAVSEALDQHHLAFFPLQDWAPELQRMIDLRNILGLRSPIHSLARVLNPLGARCGLQSIFHPGYQAVHREASRLLGDHAIVIKGDGGEIEVNPDVLSHLYGTTDGKAWDEEWPALSERRHVKPAALEPEHMLAFWRGEVEDSYAQKAVLATMALALRGLGQDREQAFARAQAWWADRNRSI, from the coding sequence ATGACCAGCCTACGCCCGCTTACCCTGGAAACCCCCGCTGAACACCCCTTCGCCGAGTACGTGCGCATCCTCGGCAAAGGCAAGCGTGGCGCGCGCGGCCTGACACGCGAAGAAGCCCGCGCCGCCATGACTTTGCTGCTTGAGGGTAAAGTCGAAGACGCGCAGCTGGGCGCCTTTCTCATGCTGCTACGGCACAAGGAAGAAAGCGCAGAAGAGCTCGCCGGCTTCACCGAAGCGCTGCGCGCGCACTTGCAAGCGCCTGCCATGGCCGTGGACATCGACTGGCCGAGCTATGCCGGCAAGAAGCGCCATCTGCCCTGGTACCTGTTGGCCGCCAAGTGCCTGGCCGGCAATGGGGTGCGTATCCTGATGCACGGTGGCGGTGCGCACACCGCAGGCCGCCTGTACAGCGAGCAACTGCTCGCGCTGCTGCACATACCTCTGTGCCGCGGTTGGCAGGCCGTCAGTGAGGCCCTGGACCAGCACCACCTGGCCTTTTTCCCACTGCAGGACTGGGCGCCTGAACTTCAGCGCATGATCGACCTGCGGAACATTCTGGGCCTGCGCTCGCCGATCCACTCCCTCGCACGGGTGCTGAACCCGCTCGGCGCACGCTGTGGCCTGCAGAGCATCTTCCACCCGGGTTACCAGGCCGTACACCGCGAGGCCAGTCGCTTGTTGGGCGATCATGCGATCGTGATCAAGGGTGATGGCGGCGAAATCGAGGTGAACCCGGATGTGCTCAGCCATCTCTACGGCACCACTGACGGCAAAGCCTGGGACGAAGAATGGCCTGCCCTGAGCGAGCGGCGCCACGTCAAGCCGGCAGCGCTTGAGCCTGAGCACATGCTGGCCTTTTGGCGTGGTGAGGTTGAAGACAGCTATGCCCAAAAAGCAGTGCTAGCCACCATGGCGCTGGCGCTTCGTGGGTTGGGGCAAGACCGCGAGCAGGCGTTTGCCCGTGCGCAAGCGTGGTGGGCTGATCGCAATCGATCGATTTAA
- a CDS encoding TusE/DsrC/DsvC family sulfur relay protein has protein sequence MNTLDIEGKAIALDKDGFLVNLEDWSPATAQGLATREGIDLTPDHWEILSLLRAFYLEYQLSPATRPLIKYAALNLGPEKGNSAHLNRLFNGTPAKLAAKLAGLPKPTNCI, from the coding sequence ATGAACACACTCGATATCGAAGGCAAGGCCATTGCCCTGGACAAGGACGGCTTTCTGGTCAACCTTGAGGATTGGTCACCGGCCACCGCGCAAGGCTTGGCTACCCGCGAAGGCATTGACCTGACGCCTGACCACTGGGAAATCCTGTCATTGCTGCGCGCGTTCTATCTGGAGTATCAGCTCTCGCCCGCCACGCGTCCGCTGATCAAATACGCAGCGCTCAACCTGGGCCCGGAAAAGGGCAATAGCGCCCATCTCAATCGCCTGTTCAATGGCACTCCCGCCAAACTTGCCGCCAAACTGGCGGGCCTGCCCAAGCCGACCAATTGCATATGA
- the tusB gene encoding sulfurtransferase complex subunit TusB: MTTLHVIAHSPFGDERLHSCLRLLGSEDAVLLCGDAVYALLPGSEPLRLLEQAQLIGRLYALEEDIHARAIASSLATTVDYPGFVALSLHHDKVNSWL, encoded by the coding sequence ATGACAACCTTGCATGTGATAGCCCACTCCCCGTTTGGTGACGAACGCCTTCACAGCTGCCTGCGCTTGCTCGGCAGCGAAGACGCCGTGCTGCTGTGTGGCGATGCGGTCTACGCCCTGCTCCCAGGCAGCGAGCCGTTGCGTTTGCTGGAGCAGGCCCAGTTAATCGGTCGCCTTTATGCACTGGAAGAAGACATTCACGCCAGGGCCATTGCGTCCTCGCTGGCAACGACGGTCGACTACCCAGGCTTCGTTGCGCTGTCCCTGCACCATGACAAGGTCAACAGCTGGTTATGA
- the tusC gene encoding sulfurtransferase complex subunit TusC, producing MAKSMLIISRRAPWSGLSAREALDIVLAGGAFDLPLGVLFLDDGVFQLACDQHPAALEQKNLAANLQALPMFGVDALYVCGHSLARRGMTHASLGLPVEVLDDAQLAALIAQFDEVVTL from the coding sequence ATGGCCAAGTCCATGTTGATCATCAGTCGCAGGGCGCCCTGGAGCGGGCTGTCTGCCCGCGAAGCGCTGGATATCGTCCTGGCCGGCGGCGCCTTCGATCTGCCGCTGGGCGTGCTGTTCCTGGACGATGGCGTGTTCCAGCTGGCCTGCGACCAGCACCCCGCCGCCCTCGAGCAAAAAAACCTGGCTGCCAACCTGCAGGCACTGCCCATGTTCGGCGTAGACGCGTTGTACGTCTGTGGCCATAGCCTGGCTCGGCGCGGCATGACGCACGCAAGCCTTGGCCTGCCGGTAGAGGTACTTGACGATGCGCAGCTTGCGGCTTTGATCGCACAGTTCGACGAAGTGGTGACGCTCTGA